A stretch of the Pygocentrus nattereri isolate fPygNat1 chromosome 29, fPygNat1.pri, whole genome shotgun sequence genome encodes the following:
- the LOC108415526 gene encoding H-2 class II histocompatibility antigen, E-D alpha chain-like produces MKLCLILVCAAVLHTEAKFKHKDLQLVLCSDTEKEEIYGLDGEEMWHADFSQEKGVMTMPDFADPFSYVEGTYENAVANAEVCKQSLAVFVEGTKSPAEPKVAPQTSIYSKSDVELGARNTLICHITGFYPARVGVQWTRNDVKVTSEASLSRHYVTDDGTFNLISTLSFTPKQGDIYTCTVEHVALDRPLTKTWDVQDTLPSVGPAVFCGVGLAAGLLGVAAGTFFLVKGNNCN; encoded by the exons ATGAAGCTGTGTTTGATCCTCGTCTGTGCAGCTGTTCTCCACACAGAGGCTAAAT TTAAGCACAAGGACCTCCAATTAGTCCTGTGCTctgatacagagaaagaggagatcTACGGACTGGATGGAGAAGAAATGTGGCACGCAGACTTCAGTCAGGAGAAAGGAGTGATGACAATGCCAGACTTCGCAGATCCTTTCTCCTATGTAGAAGGAACCTATGAGAACGCTGTTGCTAATGCGGAAGTCTGTAAACAAAGCTTGGCTGTTTTTGTAGAAGGTACCAAGAGCCCCGCAGAACCGAAAG TTGCTCCTCAAACTTCCATCTACTCAAAGTCTGATGTGGAGCTGGGCGCTAGAAACACCCTCATCTGTCACATCACTGGCTTCTACCCAGCGCGCGTTGGAGTGCAGTGGACCAGGAATGATGTGAAGGTGACGAGTGAAGCTTCTCTCAGCAGACATTACGTCACTGATGATGGAACCTTCAACCTGATCTCCACTTTGAGCTTCACTCCAAAGCAGGGCGACATCTACACCTGCACTGTGGAGCACGTGGCCCTGGACAGACCACTGACCAAAACATGGG ATGTGCAGGATACTCTGCCCAGTGTGGGTCCAgctgtgttctgtggagtggGTCTGGCTGCTGGACTGCTGGGAGTCGCTGCTGGAACTTTCTTCCTGGTCAAAGGGAACAACTGTAACTGA